From one Salinibacterium hongtaonis genomic stretch:
- a CDS encoding amidohydrolase family protein has protein sequence MPVIDAQLHVFESNTAARPWTGAGSPLAEATGAQTMALMDAAGVDSAIIVSPWLNYLADTSYAFEVAERFPGRFCVVAPVDPRRVDQAEFVAECASNSRLVGLRLMLWAPAEREKLASGGYTELLGELENRGIPLCVALGPSTADARLIAERNPSLNVVIDHLGLGSSSVPPAPEHPFDRLPEILRLAALPNIAVKATGMPALSHEQHPYPDIHEQMQALLAAYGPQRVMWGTDWTRTHAFLNYSDGVTWLDSTGLSRHELALVRGGSAQELFGTHRALS, from the coding sequence ATGCCCGTGATCGATGCGCAACTTCACGTGTTTGAATCGAACACGGCAGCACGACCGTGGACGGGCGCGGGCTCGCCTCTTGCGGAGGCCACAGGGGCACAGACCATGGCTCTGATGGATGCCGCCGGCGTCGACTCGGCGATCATCGTGTCGCCCTGGCTCAACTACCTCGCCGACACGTCATACGCCTTCGAGGTGGCCGAGCGGTTCCCGGGGCGATTCTGTGTAGTCGCGCCCGTCGACCCGCGCCGAGTCGACCAAGCAGAGTTCGTCGCAGAATGCGCCAGCAACAGCAGACTCGTCGGGCTGCGGCTCATGCTGTGGGCACCAGCCGAGCGCGAGAAGCTCGCCTCCGGCGGTTACACCGAGCTACTCGGCGAGCTAGAGAATCGCGGCATTCCGCTGTGCGTTGCCCTGGGTCCCAGCACGGCGGATGCTCGCCTCATCGCCGAGCGAAACCCCAGCTTGAATGTTGTGATCGACCACCTCGGGCTCGGCTCCTCCTCCGTTCCACCGGCGCCCGAGCATCCGTTCGATCGGCTGCCCGAGATTCTCCGGCTGGCTGCGCTGCCCAACATCGCCGTGAAGGCGACAGGCATGCCTGCGCTCTCGCACGAGCAGCACCCCTACCCGGACATCCACGAGCAGATGCAGGCCCTGCTCGCTGCCTATGGCCCGCAGCGGGTGATGTGGGGCACCGACTGGACTCGCACGCACGCGTTTCTCAACTACTCCGATGGCGTGACCTGGCTCGATTCCACAGGACTCTCTCGTCATGAGCTCGCCCTCGTGCGGGGCGGTTCCGCTCAGGAGCTTTTCGGCACTCACCGAGCACTCAGCTGA
- a CDS encoding iron-containing alcohol dehydrogenase: MTALYTNPTRVYAGLGSSDSLLDHVATLGGSRIALIGDAGLKRVGVLDRFEQQLGSAVVFVGLAEVDPTIIASEAAAAEATAAGADIVIGVGGGSALSQAKAVALLLTNDAPVEQYEGIGLAPQRPAPFIAVPTTAGSGSEVSNAFVLYNTESSHNVGMRGWGYEPDIAVLDGNLLVGLPEVPMRDAAADALSHGFEALWAKGATRFTDTVALAAVRTIRETLPRALKERRPEDLQSLLEASTMANFACGNAGLSLIHALSGSSKIRISHGRQNGVLLPIVAEFNRSVVSREVSLEIDLLPELYAAAGIPSAFEADELIDTAEDEFFEAGATSPFRRNNRRDSSDEQLRELARLATTPR, from the coding sequence ATGACTGCGCTCTACACCAACCCCACCCGGGTCTATGCAGGACTTGGTTCGAGCGATTCGCTCCTCGATCACGTCGCGACGCTCGGCGGCAGCCGCATCGCCCTTATCGGCGACGCGGGACTCAAACGAGTCGGCGTGCTCGATCGCTTCGAGCAGCAGCTCGGTTCCGCTGTTGTCTTTGTCGGTCTTGCCGAGGTCGACCCCACGATCATCGCGTCGGAGGCTGCGGCCGCAGAGGCGACAGCCGCAGGCGCAGATATCGTCATCGGCGTGGGTGGTGGCAGTGCACTCAGCCAGGCCAAGGCCGTCGCGCTGCTCCTCACCAACGACGCCCCCGTCGAGCAGTATGAAGGAATCGGCCTTGCGCCGCAGCGCCCCGCTCCCTTCATCGCGGTTCCCACCACTGCAGGCTCCGGCAGCGAGGTCTCCAACGCATTCGTGCTCTACAACACCGAGAGCAGCCACAACGTTGGCATGCGTGGCTGGGGTTATGAGCCCGATATCGCGGTTCTCGACGGCAATCTTCTCGTCGGGCTCCCCGAGGTTCCCATGCGCGATGCTGCTGCGGATGCCCTCAGCCACGGCTTCGAAGCCCTCTGGGCAAAGGGAGCAACCCGGTTCACCGACACCGTTGCGCTCGCCGCGGTGCGTACGATTCGCGAGACCCTCCCTCGTGCGCTCAAGGAGCGCCGCCCCGAAGACCTTCAGTCGCTGCTCGAGGCGTCGACCATGGCCAACTTCGCCTGCGGCAATGCCGGGCTGAGCCTCATCCACGCCCTCTCTGGCTCGTCGAAGATTCGCATCTCTCACGGCCGCCAAAACGGTGTGCTGCTGCCGATCGTCGCGGAGTTCAACCGCAGCGTCGTCTCACGGGAGGTCAGCCTCGAGATCGATCTGCTGCCCGAACTTTATGCGGCAGCGGGTATCCCCTCGGCGTTTGAGGCCGACGAGCTCATCGACACGGCAGAAGACGAGTTCTTTGAGGCCGGGGCGACTAGCCCGTTCCGCCGCAACAACCGGCGCGACTCCAGCGATGAGCAATTGCGCGAGCTTGCTCGCCTCGCGACCACTCCGCGTTAG
- a CDS encoding EthD domain-containing protein: MTVFSFLESRPASLPEGSRLYSLTFRPHHAQKNGLPADLASIAYAVDGPEAVAGASLVIPAEGQLMFERDGSGPGRGGVLRLLLNIRRPDISREQFAHHWRTVHAQLAIERNPHYDYYITNISTDPASVWDGVLQEWFPSEEAFVIHETGLQNVKKAVSDDYPLFLADSQECPQWLAVEIAD, encoded by the coding sequence ATGACCGTCTTCAGCTTTCTTGAGAGCCGCCCAGCATCCCTGCCGGAGGGTTCCCGCCTTTACTCGTTGACCTTTCGCCCGCACCACGCTCAGAAAAATGGTCTGCCTGCGGATCTCGCATCGATCGCCTACGCTGTCGACGGCCCGGAAGCCGTTGCGGGGGCCAGCCTGGTGATCCCTGCAGAGGGCCAGCTCATGTTCGAGCGCGACGGATCCGGGCCCGGCCGCGGAGGTGTTCTGCGTCTGCTGCTCAACATTCGCCGCCCCGACATCAGCCGTGAGCAATTCGCCCACCACTGGCGCACGGTGCACGCGCAGCTCGCCATCGAACGCAACCCCCACTACGACTACTACATCACCAACATCTCAACCGATCCCGCGAGCGTGTGGGACGGCGTGCTGCAGGAGTGGTTCCCGTCGGAGGAAGCGTTCGTCATCCACGAGACTGGTCTGCAGAATGTGAAGAAGGCAGTCTCTGACGACTACCCCCTGTTCCTCGCCGACTCGCAGGAGTGCCCGCAGTGGCTCGCCGTTGAAATCGCCGACTGA
- a CDS encoding DUF4229 domain-containing protein, whose protein sequence is MKTSTRWLLYSFIRVGLFAALFAGLMLIGIEWWLSALFATVLAFAISYLLLHKTRDELALDLQHRRTHGSVDVDADAENDDSDSVSYPAARSTDEPTTPSDR, encoded by the coding sequence GTGAAGACATCGACCCGCTGGCTGCTCTACTCGTTCATTAGGGTCGGCCTGTTCGCCGCACTTTTTGCCGGGCTTATGCTCATCGGCATCGAGTGGTGGCTCTCTGCGCTCTTCGCGACCGTTCTGGCCTTTGCGATCTCGTACCTTCTGCTGCACAAGACGCGCGACGAGTTGGCGCTCGACCTGCAGCACCGACGCACGCACGGATCCGTCGATGTGGATGCCGACGCCGAGAACGACGACAGTGACTCTGTGTCGTATCCCGCGGCCCGCTCGACCGACGAGCCGACCACACCCTCCGACCGCTGA
- a CDS encoding ABC transporter substrate-binding protein has translation MKKPILLACGDYDRTSALTTGRVQAEGLDLNVLNLPVEEIFYRTAVYGEFDVSEMSLSSYSLTLERKNEFVAIPVFPSRAFRHNGVYVNANSGIETPQDLIGKTVGVAEYQMTATVWIRGFLAEDYGVPVDSVKYRTGGLHTPGRHEKIAITPPGIDIAPIPEGKTLDAMLISGEIDALHTPRLPNSYLDPNPNVRRLWENTEEEELAYFERTGIFPIMHVVVIRRDVYEQNRWMARSLMKAFTEAKKIVTDRAEETAALSSMNPFSYLAARKVRETMGDDYWSYGLEPNRATLAAFLRYSYDQGLITKLHEPEDLFAPETLTNFVI, from the coding sequence ATGAAGAAACCCATCCTTCTCGCGTGCGGCGACTACGACCGCACCTCTGCGCTCACGACCGGGCGCGTTCAAGCAGAGGGCCTGGACCTCAACGTGCTCAACCTGCCCGTCGAGGAGATCTTCTACCGCACGGCCGTGTACGGCGAGTTCGATGTCTCAGAGATGTCGCTCTCGTCGTACTCGCTCACGCTTGAGCGCAAGAACGAGTTCGTGGCTATCCCCGTGTTTCCGTCGCGGGCGTTCCGTCACAACGGCGTCTATGTCAACGCCAATTCGGGCATTGAGACGCCGCAGGATCTGATCGGCAAGACCGTGGGTGTCGCCGAGTACCAGATGACCGCAACCGTGTGGATCCGTGGCTTCCTCGCCGAGGACTACGGCGTGCCCGTCGACTCGGTCAAATACCGCACGGGCGGGCTCCACACCCCTGGCCGTCACGAGAAGATCGCCATCACTCCTCCCGGAATCGACATCGCCCCCATCCCGGAGGGCAAGACCCTCGACGCGATGCTCATCAGCGGCGAGATCGATGCCCTGCATACGCCTCGCCTGCCCAACTCCTATCTCGACCCCAATCCCAATGTGCGCCGCCTATGGGAGAACACAGAAGAAGAAGAGCTCGCCTACTTCGAGCGGACCGGCATATTCCCGATCATGCATGTCGTGGTGATTCGCCGTGATGTCTACGAGCAGAACCGCTGGATGGCCCGGTCCCTCATGAAGGCATTCACGGAGGCGAAGAAGATCGTCACCGATAGAGCCGAGGAGACCGCGGCGCTCAGCAGCATGAACCCCTTTAGCTACCTTGCCGCTCGCAAAGTGCGCGAGACGATGGGGGACGACTACTGGTCTTACGGTCTGGAGCCCAACCGTGCGACCCTCGCAGCGTTTCTGCGCTACTCATACGATCAGGGCCTCATCACGAAGCTCCACGAGCCAGAGGACCTGTTCGCCCCCGAGACGCTCACGAACTTCGTCATTTAG
- a CDS encoding PLD nuclease N-terminal domain-containing protein, with product MRAFLTVFAGALLLAFWVFSIVDCTRTAAIRMRGLPKPAWVLIVILLPILGGVLWFAIGKDRPNKRGAKPARPMYPDDDLAFLRQVDSDREHDQRIRDLEAKLAELDDDGTGDQKTGPSNDSGPSNDTNKD from the coding sequence ATGCGCGCCTTTCTGACCGTCTTCGCCGGCGCACTACTGCTTGCGTTCTGGGTCTTCTCCATCGTCGATTGCACCCGCACCGCTGCGATCCGCATGCGCGGCCTGCCCAAGCCCGCCTGGGTTCTCATCGTCATCCTTCTCCCCATCCTCGGTGGCGTGCTCTGGTTTGCCATCGGCAAGGATCGTCCCAACAAGCGCGGCGCCAAGCCCGCCCGCCCGATGTACCCGGATGACGACCTCGCCTTCTTGCGGCAGGTCGATTCTGATCGTGAACACGATCAGCGCATCCGCGATCTTGAGGCCAAGCTAGCCGAGCTCGACGACGACGGCACGGGTGACCAGAAGACGGGTCCGAGCAACGACAGCGGCCCCTCGAACGACACCAACAAGGACTGA
- a CDS encoding SDR family NAD(P)-dependent oxidoreductase: MTIDGLAGKSIIVTAGGNGIGLATARALVENGARVAIVDISADAVTAAVAELGSDKAIGITADVGSLPDVDSYFDECIDRFGRVDALFNNAGITAPRVPLADLDLTAAAKLLDVNIMGTVRGMQRMIAHARDHGQGGTILNTSSGTALQGAPNTGFYSATKAAIISLTKTVAIEAAEYGIRVNTILPGPTETPTLLAAPEERKAFFLSTVPLGRFGKPTEVAGLAAWLLSDQSSYCTAGVFAVDGGSSA; encoded by the coding sequence ATGACTATCGACGGTCTCGCCGGAAAATCGATCATCGTCACTGCGGGCGGCAACGGCATCGGCCTCGCCACCGCCCGCGCCCTCGTTGAGAATGGCGCCAGGGTCGCCATCGTCGATATCTCGGCTGACGCTGTAACCGCCGCCGTTGCTGAACTCGGCAGCGACAAGGCCATCGGTATCACGGCAGATGTCGGTTCTCTCCCCGACGTGGACAGCTACTTCGACGAGTGCATCGACCGCTTCGGTCGCGTTGACGCGCTCTTCAACAACGCGGGAATCACCGCTCCGCGTGTGCCGCTGGCCGACCTCGACCTTACGGCGGCGGCGAAGCTGCTCGATGTGAACATTATGGGCACTGTAAGAGGGATGCAGCGAATGATCGCGCATGCCCGCGATCACGGTCAGGGTGGCACCATCCTCAACACGTCATCGGGCACTGCGCTTCAGGGTGCTCCCAACACGGGCTTCTACTCCGCCACCAAGGCGGCCATCATCTCGCTGACGAAGACTGTAGCGATTGAGGCGGCGGAGTACGGCATTCGGGTCAACACGATCTTGCCGGGCCCCACCGAGACCCCAACGCTTCTCGCCGCTCCCGAAGAGCGCAAGGCGTTCTTTCTGAGCACCGTGCCGCTCGGTCGCTTTGGCAAGCCGACCGAGGTTGCCGGGCTCGCCGCCTGGCTGCTGAGCGACCAGAGCAGCTACTGCACCGCCGGTGTCTTTGCGGTCGACGGCGGCTCGTCGGCGTAA
- a CDS encoding class II aldolase/adducin family protein encodes MTTTDSARDLLYEAETAQLVSDASRALAFGGLSDLVWGHVSVRDRDGRGVWMKSSGLGFEEITPDHVVLVDWDGNVVVGDGPRHIEFYIHTSIYRARPDVNSVVHAHSDAVNAWCALEVPMRPLTHAGMLFAEPQLPRFTETMNLIRNAEMGVRLAEVLAENAGVLMPQHGFAMTGPDVATAVMTAVLLERAATTMLSALSAGEVKTWASDADLAEFEWVPAQLRAGYEYLVRGASTR; translated from the coding sequence ATGACGACGACCGATTCGGCTAGAGATCTGCTCTACGAGGCAGAGACCGCACAGCTCGTCAGCGACGCGAGCCGGGCGCTCGCGTTCGGTGGGCTTTCTGACCTCGTGTGGGGCCACGTCTCGGTGCGCGACCGCGATGGCAGAGGCGTTTGGATGAAGTCATCGGGTCTCGGCTTCGAGGAGATAACCCCCGATCATGTCGTGCTAGTTGACTGGGACGGCAATGTCGTCGTCGGCGACGGGCCCCGGCATATTGAGTTCTACATCCACACGTCGATCTATCGGGCACGTCCCGATGTGAACTCGGTCGTGCATGCCCATAGCGACGCGGTCAACGCATGGTGCGCTCTTGAGGTGCCCATGCGGCCACTCACGCATGCGGGCATGTTGTTTGCCGAGCCTCAACTGCCCCGCTTCACCGAGACGATGAACCTCATCCGAAACGCCGAGATGGGCGTTCGCCTGGCTGAGGTTCTCGCCGAGAACGCCGGGGTGCTCATGCCCCAGCATGGTTTCGCCATGACGGGGCCGGATGTTGCCACGGCGGTCATGACGGCGGTGCTGCTGGAGCGCGCCGCGACAACGATGCTCAGCGCGCTGAGCGCTGGCGAGGTCAAGACCTGGGCATCTGACGCTGATCTGGCCGAATTCGAGTGGGTGCCGGCCCAACTGCGCGCTGGCTATGAGTACCTGGTGAGGGGTGCCAGCACGCGCTAA
- a CDS encoding FAD-dependent oxidoreductase — MPTSPHGNHFDLVVVGFGAAGSSTALTAARAGANVVIIEKQPEDAHTPNIRMSMGFMFGVNDVEGAFTYMDRCSGGMIPAAVSRAWVEKAATLKQWHDDMGLDLHLERVRGGEHPFEGTEAIDEFRQGLLADGRPIAEALEGGVYFSGLRAKDGERPELRMGYDYFEALQKAISRYDNITVIYDSPAQHIIRDVDGRVIGVQHGHTGEHSTYGDRGVVLTTGGYEFDEELKLNYLKAYPMHFYGNPGNTGDGVRMAQEVGADLWHMNQMIGRGVGHFTKEDGSFVNVMLEVTPLDVMADPEPGGYVITDKHGKRFANEAPQASLGHAFYYHLLSYDSDTFDYPRIPSYWFFDQKRLDAGPLIPRRAGVHRVGIYDWSYDNRKELAAGWISQGSTIEEAARNAGVLEPEVAAAAVADYNRGCESGVDAQGRPVESLTPLDGDRFYCVPMYPGGSNTSGGPRRNEHAQILDPFGKPIAGLYGAGELGQVYGLLYPAGGSNLSEANCFGRIAAEHALELSA, encoded by the coding sequence TTGCCCACTTCTCCCCATGGCAACCATTTCGATCTTGTCGTCGTAGGCTTCGGTGCCGCTGGCTCGTCGACCGCTCTGACAGCAGCCCGGGCAGGCGCGAACGTTGTCATCATCGAGAAGCAGCCCGAAGACGCCCATACCCCCAACATTCGCATGTCGATGGGCTTCATGTTCGGGGTCAACGACGTGGAGGGCGCCTTCACCTACATGGACCGCTGCTCGGGCGGCATGATTCCCGCAGCCGTCTCTCGTGCTTGGGTCGAGAAGGCTGCGACGCTCAAGCAGTGGCATGACGACATGGGTCTCGATCTCCACCTTGAGCGGGTGAGGGGTGGCGAGCATCCCTTTGAGGGAACCGAGGCGATCGACGAGTTTAGACAGGGACTTCTCGCCGACGGCCGCCCGATCGCCGAAGCGCTCGAGGGCGGCGTCTACTTCTCAGGTCTGCGCGCCAAGGACGGCGAGCGTCCCGAGCTACGCATGGGCTACGACTACTTCGAGGCCCTACAGAAGGCAATCTCGCGCTACGACAACATCACCGTCATCTATGACTCGCCCGCTCAGCACATCATTCGGGACGTCGACGGCCGCGTCATCGGCGTGCAGCACGGTCACACCGGCGAACACAGCACGTATGGCGACCGCGGCGTTGTTCTCACGACGGGCGGCTACGAATTCGACGAAGAGCTCAAGCTCAACTATCTCAAGGCCTACCCCATGCACTTCTACGGCAACCCCGGCAACACCGGTGACGGCGTTCGCATGGCGCAGGAGGTCGGCGCCGACCTCTGGCACATGAACCAGATGATCGGTCGGGGTGTCGGACACTTCACCAAGGAGGACGGCAGCTTCGTCAACGTGATGCTCGAAGTCACACCGCTCGACGTTATGGCCGACCCCGAGCCCGGTGGCTACGTCATCACCGACAAGCACGGCAAGCGGTTCGCCAACGAGGCGCCACAGGCGAGCCTCGGCCACGCTTTCTACTACCACCTGCTGTCGTACGACTCCGATACCTTCGACTACCCGCGCATCCCCAGCTACTGGTTCTTCGACCAAAAGCGTCTTGATGCCGGCCCGCTCATCCCTCGCCGCGCCGGTGTTCACCGCGTCGGCATCTACGACTGGAGCTACGACAACCGCAAGGAGCTCGCGGCAGGCTGGATCTCGCAGGGCTCGACAATCGAAGAGGCAGCGCGCAATGCGGGTGTGCTCGAGCCTGAGGTTGCCGCCGCCGCTGTCGCCGATTACAACCGGGGTTGTGAGTCGGGGGTGGATGCCCAGGGGCGGCCCGTCGAGAGCCTCACGCCTCTCGACGGCGACAGGTTCTACTGCGTTCCCATGTACCCGGGCGGCTCAAACACGAGTGGTGGACCGCGCCGCAACGAGCACGCGCAGATCCTGGACCCATTCGGCAAGCCGATCGCGGGGCTATATGGTGCGGGCGAGCTCGGCCAGGTCTATGGGCTGCTGTATCCGGCGGGCGGCTCCAACCTGTCAGAGGCCAACTGCTTCGGCCGCATTGCGGCAGAGCACGCGCTCGAGCTTTCTGCTTAG
- a CDS encoding aldehyde dehydrogenase family protein, which produces MTITDTASATGISNLALIGGERRGASDGATIDVINPSNGQVITTIPRLTAADVDDAVAAAKSAFPAWAALEPLQRAKYLDRLADAIEANGEELAALDSLDNGSPLHEMRRDSNVAAAQLRYYAGLVLEAQGATIPSSSERLMYSLRQPYGVVGRISAFNHPLLFTVGKMAGALAAGNTVVTKPSEHTSLSSLAAADIINEIFPPGVINVITGYGHEAGDALVAHPDVQRLAFIGADGTGRMIQRRAAEVGVKHVTLELGGKNPLVIFPDADVDKAIAGALNGMNFTWQGQSCGSTSRLIVHRSLHRRVVDALAEKMEAIRSGMPHDENTDTGAIVNKQQFDKVMKYIEIGKSEGADLVAGGYQVTEGELAQGLFVRPTLFDNVDPYGRLAQEEIFGPVLAAMPFDTYDEALTIANSVQYGLTASAFTQDLRTAHAYARDIQAGYVWINETSRHFLGSGFGGYKNSGIGREENHEEILSWTQAKNVSVLFGDGGPAGH; this is translated from the coding sequence GTGACCATCACTGACACAGCTTCCGCCACCGGCATCTCCAACCTTGCCCTGATCGGGGGCGAGCGCCGCGGCGCCTCCGACGGTGCGACGATCGACGTGATCAACCCGTCGAACGGCCAGGTCATCACCACGATTCCGCGACTTACCGCTGCGGATGTCGACGATGCTGTCGCCGCCGCCAAGTCGGCCTTCCCCGCATGGGCGGCCCTTGAGCCCCTGCAGCGCGCCAAATACCTCGACCGTCTTGCCGACGCCATCGAGGCCAATGGTGAAGAACTGGCCGCCCTCGACTCCCTCGATAACGGCAGCCCGCTTCACGAGATGCGCCGCGACAGCAACGTCGCCGCAGCACAGCTTCGCTATTACGCGGGACTCGTTCTTGAGGCCCAGGGCGCGACCATCCCCTCCAGCAGCGAGCGCCTGATGTACTCGCTTCGCCAGCCCTACGGTGTCGTTGGCCGCATCAGCGCGTTCAACCACCCCCTGCTCTTTACGGTCGGCAAGATGGCGGGAGCCCTTGCGGCTGGCAACACGGTCGTCACCAAGCCGTCTGAGCACACATCACTCTCGTCGCTTGCTGCGGCCGACATCATTAACGAGATCTTCCCTCCCGGCGTCATCAACGTGATCACGGGATACGGCCACGAGGCGGGCGACGCGCTTGTCGCTCACCCCGACGTTCAACGTCTCGCATTCATTGGTGCCGACGGCACGGGCCGCATGATTCAGCGTCGCGCAGCCGAGGTGGGCGTCAAGCACGTCACCCTCGAGCTCGGCGGCAAGAACCCACTCGTAATCTTTCCCGACGCGGATGTCGACAAGGCAATCGCGGGGGCGCTCAATGGCATGAACTTCACGTGGCAGGGCCAGTCGTGCGGCTCGACCTCTCGTCTTATCGTGCACCGATCACTCCACCGCCGCGTTGTCGATGCTCTCGCCGAGAAGATGGAGGCCATCCGCTCGGGCATGCCCCACGACGAGAACACCGACACCGGTGCGATCGTGAACAAGCAGCAGTTCGACAAGGTTATGAAGTACATCGAGATCGGCAAGTCTGAAGGAGCCGACCTCGTTGCCGGCGGCTACCAGGTCACCGAAGGCGAGCTTGCCCAGGGCCTCTTCGTGCGCCCGACCCTCTTCGACAACGTTGACCCCTACGGCCGCCTCGCACAGGAGGAGATCTTCGGCCCTGTGCTTGCGGCAATGCCGTTCGACACCTACGACGAGGCGCTCACGATCGCCAACAGTGTGCAGTATGGCCTCACCGCCAGTGCGTTCACGCAGGATCTGCGTACGGCCCACGCTTACGCGCGGGACATCCAGGCCGGTTATGTGTGGATCAACGAGACCTCCCGCCACTTTCTCGGCAGCGGATTCGGTGGTTACAAGAACTCCGGTATCGGGCGCGAGGAGAACCACGAGGAGATCCTCTCCTGGACGCAGGCCAAGAACGTCTCGGTTCTCTTCGGCGATGGTGGCCCCGCCGGCCATTAG
- a CDS encoding Hsp20/alpha crystallin family protein, with protein MSNPLDFLGHIDRLASGAFDTARGPRLMPVDLFREGDQYVLNADMPGIDPSSVDLDVDGQLLTIRAERRAPVNESVKWLSHERPYGSYMRQFTLGDGVDVERITATYENGVLSVTVPVAERAKPRKIEITSKEGERKEMSS; from the coding sequence ATGTCGAACCCACTCGATTTTCTCGGACACATCGATCGACTCGCCTCTGGCGCGTTCGACACCGCTCGCGGCCCGCGACTGATGCCGGTCGACCTGTTCCGCGAGGGTGACCAGTATGTGCTCAATGCCGACATGCCCGGAATCGACCCTTCGAGCGTCGACCTCGACGTGGACGGGCAACTGCTCACGATTAGGGCAGAACGCCGCGCTCCCGTGAATGAATCGGTCAAATGGCTCAGCCACGAGCGGCCCTATGGCAGCTACATGCGCCAATTCACGCTCGGAGATGGAGTCGACGTTGAACGCATCACGGCAACCTACGAGAACGGGGTGCTCTCAGTGACTGTGCCCGTTGCCGAGCGGGCAAAGCCCCGCAAGATTGAGATCACCTCGAAGGAGGGCGAGCGCAAAGAGATGAGTTCTTAG